A DNA window from uncultured Methanoregula sp. contains the following coding sequences:
- a CDS encoding sensor histidine kinase — protein sequence MESISLTREQTRTATPWLGAPRGAARAARADEAFHGATCPHFRRVLADLAPAKPADVELRRLYEQTREDAETKTELLREINHRVKNNLISILGLIRAEQLYTPNREDRPVVRDALEHLNQRVRGLIEVHQMLSETQWRPMRLSELAERIISAVADSLGPSKQIAVAVTPSPVLVSPRQANSLALALNELATNTLKYGAAGRMMTRVTVRLDPEDEFIRLEYRDDGPGFPADILNRQRQGVGLVLLQQLTTGAFRGSLTLANDHGAVAVLRIKSEEVHRT from the coding sequence TGGAGTCCATCTCATTGACGAGGGAACAAACCCGAACGGCAACCCCGTGGCTGGGCGCCCCGCGGGGGGCGGCCCGCGCGGCCCGCGCGGACGAGGCCTTTCACGGCGCGACCTGCCCGCACTTCCGGCGCGTGCTGGCCGACCTGGCCCCCGCCAAACCGGCGGACGTCGAGTTGCGCCGCCTTTACGAGCAAACCCGGGAGGATGCCGAGACGAAGACCGAACTGCTGCGCGAGATCAACCACCGGGTCAAAAACAATCTCATCAGCATCCTGGGCCTGATTCGGGCCGAGCAACTCTACACCCCCAACCGGGAAGACCGCCCCGTGGTGCGGGATGCCCTCGAACATTTGAACCAGCGGGTGCGGGGCCTCATCGAGGTGCATCAAATGCTCTCCGAAACCCAGTGGCGTCCCATGCGCCTGTCCGAGTTGGCGGAGCGGATCATCAGCGCGGTGGCCGATTCGCTCGGCCCCAGCAAGCAGATCGCCGTGGCCGTCACCCCGTCCCCGGTGCTCGTGTCCCCGCGGCAGGCCAACAGCTTGGCCTTGGCGCTCAACGAACTGGCCACCAACACCCTCAAATACGGCGCCGCCGGACGCATGATGACGCGGGTGACCGTGCGCCTGGACCCCGAGGATGAATTCATCCGCCTCGAGTACCGGGACGACGGCCCGGGGTTTCCCGCCGACATCCTCAACCGCCAGCGCCAGGGCGTGGGGCTCGTGTTGCTGCAACAGTTGACCACCGGCGCCTTTCGCGGCTCCTTGACCCTGGCCAACGACCACGGCGCCGTGGCCGTCCTGCGCATCAAGT